CAACAACCGCGGGCTCTACGGGGGCTGCGCCGCCGAAGAGGGGGATGACGGGGGCGAGACCCGAGTCGCGCCCGCCCCCGTCGTCCTCACGAGGCGGCATCGTTATGCCGGCCGCTTCGCGGCGAGCTCGTCGCCCTCGATCGCAGCCAGCTTCGGTGCGCCGATGCCGAGCTTCGATTTGATCTTCGATTCGATCTCGGCCGCGACGTCGGTGTTCTTGATCAGGAAGGCGCGGGCGTTCTCCTTCCCCTGTCCCAGCTGCTCCCCGTCGTAGGTGTACCAGGAGCCGGACTTCTTGACGATCTCATGCTCGACGCCGAAGTCGATCAGGCTGCCCTCGCGCGAGATGCCGGTGCCGTACAGGATGTCGAACTCGGCCTGCTTGAACGGCGGCGCCATCTTGTTCTTGACGACCTTGACCCGGGTGCGGTTTCCGACCGCGTCGGTACCGTCCTTCATCGTCTCGATGCGGCGGATGTCCAAACGCACCGAGGCGTAGAACTTCAGTGCCTTGCCGCCGGCGGTGGTCTCGGGTGAGCCGAAGAACACGCCGATCTTCTCGCGCAGCTGGTTGATGAAGATCATCGTCGTGTTGGTGGTGTTCAGGCCACCGGTGAGCTTGCGCAGCGCCTGCGACATGAGGCGGGCCTGCAGGCCGACGTGCGAATCACCCATCTCGCCCTCGATCTCGGCCTTGGGCACCAGCGCTGCGACCGAGTCGATGACGATCAGATCGATCGAGCCCGAGCGGATGAGCATGTCGGCGATCTCGAGGGCCTGCTCCCCGGTGTCGGGCTGCGAGACGAGGAGCTGGTCGATGTCGACGCCGAGCTTGGCGGCGTAGTCGGGGTCGAGCGCGTGCTCGGCGTCGATGAACGCGGCGATACCACCCTGCTTCTGGGCGTTGGCGATCGCGTGGAGGGTGAGCGTGGTCTTACCGGAGGATTCCGGACCGTAGATCTCGACGATACGACCGCGCGGCAGACCGCCGATGCCGAGGGCGACATCCAGCGCGATGGAGCCCGTCGGAATGACCTCGACGGGCGCGCGCTCGTCGCTGCCCAGTCGCATCACCGAGCCCTTTCCGAACTGCCGGTCGATCTGGGCGAGGGCCGATTCGAGGGCCTTCTCGCGGTTCTCGGGTGAGGGCATGACGTGCTCCTTATACTCGCGTTCCGTCGCCTGTAGGCTGTCGCGCTCCGCGCCGGATGGTGGGGACACTGCGACAAGGCGTGTGGTGTCGTTCGACGCTGTTCACGCTAGGGATGGGCTCCGACATCGGCCGGTGCTTCTCCCGTTCCCGTGGACAGACAGGCTGTCGACACCTCTGTGCAGGAGCCTATGCGGGAATCGAACGCACGTTCGATGACACGCCGCTCACCGGCGCTTCGATTCGAGCCGTCCGACGCCGTAGCGCCGGTCTTCGGGCACGTCCGTCGCCGCGCACAGCGCGAGCCAGATCTCGCGCGGCGCGATGCCCGCATCCATCGCCTGCGCGACCGTCCGCTCACCGAGCGACGACAACACCAGGTCGACCGTCAGCGACTCCGCGCGCGCGCCGAACTCGTCCGAGATGGCGCGTTCGAGCTCACTGCGACGCATGGATCCAGAGACGAGGGCGCGTCAGCGAAGCGAGAGCTCGGCGTCGACCGACGCCATCAGGTCGTCGGGAACGACATCGGGGAAGGTCTGGATGCCCTCGAGCACCGAGATGCGGTCGCCGACCTCGCGCATGATCGTCGAAATGGGCACATCGAGCGCCTCGGCCACCGATGCGAGGATCTCGCTCGAGGCCTCCTTCTGACCGCGTTCGACCTCGCTCAGGTACCCCAGCGCGACGCTCGCGCGGCTGGCGACCTGTCGGAGGGTGCGGCCCTTCTGCTGCCGGAAGTCACGAAGGACTTCGCCGATTTCTTGACGTACCAGGATCATGTGGGCCCCCTCCTCACTTCTGATTCCGCTTGTCCGGGGTGGATAACAGTACAACACCGGATGTGGTCAATCTAATCCCGTGGGCTGGGGAATGGGTGGGAATCGCCGAATGTAACCGACACGAAACACCGCCTATTCCGGCCCCTGAGGATCACCGTCGCGACGACTCGTCCGCGACGACCGCGAGCGCCGACTCGAGGGCGCGCCGGGTCGATTCGGTGCGGATCTCGCCGCGCGAGCCGCGAAGACAGAGCGCTTCGACGTGCACGACCGACCCCGCCGAGATGCCGATGAAGACAGTGCCCACCGCTCTTCCGTCCTGTGGTTCAGGACCGGCGACGCCGGTCGTGGCGATCCCGACGTCGGCGCCGGCGAGCACGCGCACGCCGTCCGCCATCTGGCGCGCGACATCCGGATGCACCGCTCCGTGCAACGCCAGCAGCTCGGCATCCACCCCGAGCACGCTCTGCTTCAGTGCGGTCGCGTACGCCACCACACCGCCGCGCAGGACGGCCGAAGCCCCGGGCACGGCCACCAGCGTCGAGAGCACCTGGCCACCGGTGAGAGACTCGGCTACGGCGAGCGTCTCGCCCCGCTCGGACAGCAGCGCCAGCAGGGTGCGGGCTGCGGTGTCGGCGGCATCCGTCACTGCGCCGGCTTCGCCCGGCGCGCTCCGCGCACCTCGGTGATCACGTAGTCGATGCCGCTCGCGATCGTCAGCGCCACAGCGATCGTCATCGTCACGCCGTTGACCCAGAAGATCCAGTCGCCGACCAGCGTCCACAGCGGCAGCAGCGCCAGCGACAGCGCGACGGCCTGGGCGAGCGTCTTGAGCTTTCCCATCCAGGCGGCCGCCACCACGTGATCGCTTGCCACCACCAGCCGGTGGACCGTGATGCCGACCTCGCGGATCAGGACGATGATCGTGATCCACCAGGGCAGCTCGCCGAGGATCGACAGGCCGATGAAGGCGAAG
This portion of the Microbacterium pygmaeum genome encodes:
- a CDS encoding helix-turn-helix domain-containing protein — translated: MILVRQEIGEVLRDFRQQKGRTLRQVASRASVALGYLSEVERGQKEASSEILASVAEALDVPISTIMREVGDRISVLEGIQTFPDVVPDDLMASVDAELSLR
- the recA gene encoding recombinase RecA, whose product is MPSPENREKALESALAQIDRQFGKGSVMRLGSDERAPVEVIPTGSIALDVALGIGGLPRGRIVEIYGPESSGKTTLTLHAIANAQKQGGIAAFIDAEHALDPDYAAKLGVDIDQLLVSQPDTGEQALEIADMLIRSGSIDLIVIDSVAALVPKAEIEGEMGDSHVGLQARLMSQALRKLTGGLNTTNTTMIFINQLREKIGVFFGSPETTAGGKALKFYASVRLDIRRIETMKDGTDAVGNRTRVKVVKNKMAPPFKQAEFDILYGTGISREGSLIDFGVEHEIVKKSGSWYTYDGEQLGQGKENARAFLIKNTDVAAEIESKIKSKLGIGAPKLAAIEGDELAAKRPA
- a CDS encoding DUF3046 domain-containing protein; the protein is MRRSELERAISDEFGARAESLTVDLVLSSLGERTVAQAMDAGIAPREIWLALCAATDVPEDRRYGVGRLESKRR
- a CDS encoding CinA family protein → MTDAADTAARTLLALLSERGETLAVAESLTGGQVLSTLVAVPGASAVLRGGVVAYATALKQSVLGVDAELLALHGAVHPDVARQMADGVRVLAGADVGIATTGVAGPEPQDGRAVGTVFIGISAGSVVHVEALCLRGSRGEIRTESTRRALESALAVVADESSRR
- the pgsA gene encoding CDP-diacylglycerol--glycerol-3-phosphate 3-phosphatidyltransferase; protein product: MAVPRQLPNTITIVRILCAPVFLWMLLADGGADGALRWWAAVLFIVAIATDGIDGWIARRYEIVTELGKLLDPIADKVLTGFAFIGLSILGELPWWITIIVLIREVGITVHRLVVASDHVVAAAWMGKLKTLAQAVALSLALLPLWTLVGDWIFWVNGVTMTIAVALTIASGIDYVITEVRGARRAKPAQ